From the Arthrobacter sp. PM3 genome, one window contains:
- a CDS encoding TadE/TadG family type IV pilus assembly protein — MRRVSRTADGERGALSVMVAILMVTLLGFAALAVDVGMLYAERTQLRNGADSAALAIAQKCAKNINDADCSTTSTLARSLANGNARDGASNIAGLVLDKAAGTVRVTAGAQETGNTPNQVSLFFARALGITTATVTAGATVQWGRPVAGPTAFPLTFSICQVKDQVNGSLQRLQSHGDDANPDCMYGPSGAAVPGGFGWLKTNPGVCGGVIDINAGDAPNSSGNSYPGTVCDSILLKWAADITAGKDVIVLLPVFNRVTGTGNNATYKLISFAAFKVKGWNFSGNNTLPQSFQNKPPAVDSSLKCDNNCRGIIGSFVRYVSLDSAYTLGPAEDLGAGVVRLTQ, encoded by the coding sequence GTGCGGCGGGTAAGCAGAACTGCCGACGGCGAGCGCGGAGCCCTCAGCGTCATGGTCGCCATCCTCATGGTGACCCTGCTGGGGTTCGCGGCCCTCGCCGTCGACGTCGGCATGCTGTACGCCGAGCGGACCCAGCTGCGCAACGGGGCCGACTCCGCCGCCCTTGCAATCGCGCAGAAGTGCGCTAAGAACATCAACGACGCCGACTGCTCCACCACCTCAACCCTCGCCCGCAGCCTTGCCAACGGCAATGCCCGGGACGGCGCGAGCAACATCGCCGGCCTGGTCCTCGACAAGGCCGCCGGCACCGTACGGGTCACCGCCGGCGCCCAGGAAACGGGCAACACCCCCAACCAGGTGTCGCTGTTCTTCGCCCGCGCCCTGGGGATCACCACCGCCACGGTCACCGCCGGCGCCACAGTGCAATGGGGCCGGCCGGTGGCGGGACCGACAGCGTTTCCGCTGACGTTCTCCATTTGCCAGGTCAAGGACCAGGTGAACGGGAGCCTGCAGCGGCTGCAGAGCCACGGCGACGACGCCAATCCCGACTGCATGTACGGGCCGTCCGGTGCCGCGGTGCCAGGCGGCTTCGGCTGGCTGAAGACCAACCCGGGCGTGTGCGGCGGGGTGATCGACATCAACGCCGGCGACGCCCCCAACTCCTCCGGCAACAGCTACCCGGGTACGGTCTGCGACAGCATCCTGCTGAAGTGGGCAGCCGACATCACCGCCGGCAAGGACGTGATCGTTCTTCTGCCCGTCTTCAACCGGGTCACCGGCACCGGCAACAACGCCACATACAAGCTCATCTCCTTCGCTGCCTTCAAGGTCAAGGGCTGGAACTTCAGCGGCAACAACACGCTGCCGCAGTCGTTCCAGAACAAACCACCGGCCGTGGACTCGTCGCTGAAATGCGACAACAACTGCCGCGGCATCATCGGCAGCTTTGTCCGCTACGTGTCCTTGGACAGCGCCTACACCCTCGGGCCCGCGGAGGACTTGGGCGCCGGCGTCGTCCGGCTCACCCAATAG
- a CDS encoding Flp pilus assembly protein CpaB, giving the protein MKSRLLAGIAALVLAVVGAFLVVSYAQGADNRAVQGLDPQDVLVVAKTVPAGTTVETLKPFLTTEKLPGTAVAKSALHNLDGLAGKVTAVELLPGEQLVAERLVAPEELQTSGSVEVPKGLQEVSFQLEPQRVVGGRLAPGDHVGIFISLKSGGLEAKPEKETTQLTVHKVLVTAVQRAPVPTAAPKAASSGDGAPTEDSSLPTGLMLVTVAVNDVDATKIVYGSEFATLWLSKEPLDATDSGRPGIMTKPEVYK; this is encoded by the coding sequence TTGAAGTCACGCTTATTGGCAGGGATCGCGGCCCTGGTGCTGGCCGTCGTCGGAGCCTTCCTGGTGGTCAGCTACGCGCAGGGCGCCGACAACCGGGCCGTCCAGGGCCTGGATCCACAGGATGTACTCGTGGTGGCCAAGACAGTGCCGGCCGGAACCACTGTCGAGACCCTCAAGCCGTTCCTCACCACCGAAAAACTGCCCGGCACGGCCGTCGCCAAGTCCGCACTCCACAACCTGGACGGGCTGGCCGGCAAGGTCACCGCCGTCGAGCTCCTCCCCGGCGAACAGCTCGTCGCGGAGCGACTGGTCGCACCGGAGGAACTGCAGACCAGCGGATCGGTGGAAGTCCCCAAGGGCCTTCAAGAAGTGTCCTTCCAGCTCGAGCCCCAGCGAGTGGTGGGCGGCCGGCTGGCACCGGGTGACCACGTCGGCATCTTCATCTCCCTCAAGAGCGGCGGTCTCGAGGCGAAGCCGGAAAAGGAAACCACCCAGCTGACAGTTCACAAGGTCCTGGTCACCGCCGTGCAGCGCGCTCCGGTGCCCACCGCAGCGCCAAAGGCGGCGTCGTCGGGCGACGGCGCCCCAACTGAGGACTCTTCACTGCCCACCGGACTCATGCTCGTTACGGTGGCCGTCAACGACGTCGACGCCACCAAAATTGTGTACGGCTCCGAATTTGCGACCCTGTGGCTAAGCAAGGAACCGCTCGATGCCACGGACAGCGGCCGGCCAGGAATCATGACGAAACCAGAGGTGTACAAATGA
- a CDS encoding AAA family ATPase: MSRFVLISPNTDFDARVRQALAGGLPGGLQTFAFVNPADPAELFASLNQERPEVLILGPDVPVEDALRLATVFDVQLPELSVILVGEADPNFVLLAMRAGIRDILSPAADPAQIRVLLERACQSFASRNRTTAAAQPGTAKGLVIGVFSPKGGVGKTTIATNIAIGLGKVAPMGVVIVDLDLQFGDVASGLYLHPEHTVTDAVSSAASQDSLVLKAFLTVHPGSIYALCAPKSPEEADDITPQQVTRLLEQLAEQFQYVVVDTAPGLPEVGLAALEQCTDAVWVTAMDVPSIRGLRSGLDILRRLDMLPETRHVVLNMADSKSGLSVQDVEATIGAPVDVSIPRSKAVAFSTNRGIPVLQDGRKDPAVKGLRQLVDRFDPAWRATAQRKLHRRVVV, from the coding sequence ATGAGCCGCTTTGTCCTGATTTCCCCCAATACGGACTTCGACGCGCGCGTCCGGCAGGCCCTGGCCGGCGGCCTCCCCGGCGGCCTGCAGACCTTCGCGTTCGTCAACCCGGCGGACCCTGCCGAGCTCTTCGCCAGCCTCAACCAGGAACGCCCCGAGGTCCTGATCCTGGGACCCGACGTCCCGGTCGAGGATGCCCTGCGCCTGGCCACGGTGTTCGACGTCCAGCTCCCCGAGCTCAGCGTCATCCTGGTGGGTGAGGCCGACCCGAACTTCGTCCTGCTGGCCATGCGGGCCGGCATCCGGGACATCCTGAGCCCCGCGGCGGACCCCGCGCAGATCCGGGTGCTGCTTGAGCGGGCCTGCCAGTCATTTGCCAGCCGCAACCGGACCACGGCCGCCGCCCAGCCGGGCACGGCCAAGGGGCTGGTGATCGGAGTCTTCTCCCCCAAAGGCGGGGTCGGGAAGACCACCATCGCCACGAACATCGCGATCGGGCTGGGCAAGGTGGCGCCCATGGGCGTAGTGATCGTGGACCTGGACCTGCAGTTCGGCGACGTCGCCTCGGGGCTGTACCTGCACCCGGAACACACGGTGACTGACGCCGTCTCCTCGGCGGCCAGCCAGGACTCCCTGGTGCTCAAGGCGTTCCTGACGGTCCACCCCGGGAGCATCTACGCACTCTGCGCCCCGAAGTCGCCCGAGGAAGCCGACGACATCACGCCCCAGCAGGTCACCCGGCTGCTCGAACAGCTGGCCGAACAGTTCCAGTATGTGGTGGTGGACACCGCCCCCGGCCTGCCGGAGGTGGGACTGGCCGCCCTTGAACAGTGCACCGACGCCGTCTGGGTCACCGCCATGGACGTGCCGAGCATCCGCGGACTCCGCTCCGGCCTGGACATCCTCCGGCGCCTGGACATGCTGCCCGAGACCCGCCATGTGGTCCTGAACATGGCCGATTCCAAGTCCGGCCTGAGCGTCCAGGACGTCGAGGCGACCATCGGCGCCCCCGTGGACGTCAGCATCCCCCGGTCCAAGGCGGTCGCGTTCTCCACCAACCGCGGCATACCCGTGCTCCAGGACGGGCGCAAGGACCCCGCCGTCAAGGGCCTGCGCCAGCTCGTGGACCGGTTCGATCCCGCCTGGCGCGCCACGGCCCAACGGAAACTGCACCGGCGGGTGGTGGTCTGA
- a CDS encoding CpaF family protein: MKLSERLSAAESGPAAAAPVTAPGQPTTAVPPAAVVVIEKSGPALVPGTAEPHESRARGQQPVDAFAALKQRAATALFERLGTRFNDSGTKEEDLRTAARDELTRIIDAEQVPLSVDERARLVRDVADDVLGYGPLQRLLDDPAVTEIMVNRMDQIYVERHGKLTLTESRFSSEEHLRKVIERIVSKVGRRIDESSPLVDARLEDGSRVNAVIPPLAVGGSSLTIRKFSKVPLTVRNLIEFGTLTPEMAELLNACVKAKLNIIVSGGTGTGKTTLLNVLSSFLPHDERIVTIEDAVELQIQQEHVVRLESRPPNTEGKGEVTIRELLRNSLRMRPDRIVVGEVRGGESLDMLQAMNTGHDGSLSTVHSNSPRDAVARLETLVLMAGMDLPLRAIREQIASAVNLIIQISRLRDGTRRITHVTEVQGMEGDIVTLQDAFVFDYAAGVDAHGRFLGTPVATGIRPRFIDRFEDMGIHVSAKVFGAPPAPAGRT; encoded by the coding sequence ATGAAACTCTCCGAACGGCTGTCCGCCGCCGAGTCAGGGCCCGCTGCCGCAGCTCCCGTCACCGCGCCCGGCCAGCCGACGACGGCGGTGCCGCCTGCCGCCGTCGTCGTCATCGAAAAGAGCGGCCCGGCGCTGGTGCCGGGCACCGCCGAGCCCCACGAATCCCGTGCCCGGGGCCAGCAGCCCGTTGACGCTTTCGCCGCCCTCAAGCAGCGGGCCGCCACGGCCCTGTTCGAACGGCTCGGAACCCGCTTCAACGATTCCGGCACGAAGGAAGAAGACCTCCGCACCGCGGCCCGGGACGAGCTGACGCGCATCATCGACGCCGAGCAGGTGCCGTTGTCCGTCGACGAGCGCGCCCGGCTGGTCCGCGACGTGGCCGATGACGTCCTCGGCTACGGGCCGCTGCAGCGGCTGCTCGACGACCCCGCCGTCACCGAAATCATGGTCAACCGGATGGACCAGATCTATGTGGAACGGCACGGCAAGCTGACCCTGACGGAATCGCGCTTCAGCTCCGAGGAGCACCTGCGCAAGGTGATCGAGCGCATTGTCTCCAAGGTGGGCCGCCGGATCGACGAGTCATCACCGCTCGTGGATGCGCGGCTCGAGGACGGATCACGCGTCAACGCCGTCATCCCGCCGCTCGCCGTCGGCGGCTCGTCGCTGACCATCCGGAAGTTCAGCAAGGTGCCGCTGACCGTCCGGAACCTCATCGAGTTCGGCACCCTGACCCCGGAAATGGCGGAACTGCTCAACGCCTGTGTGAAGGCCAAGCTGAACATCATCGTCTCCGGCGGGACCGGCACCGGCAAGACCACGCTGCTGAACGTGCTGTCCTCGTTCCTGCCGCATGACGAGCGGATCGTGACCATCGAGGACGCGGTCGAACTCCAGATCCAGCAGGAACATGTGGTCCGGTTGGAGAGCCGGCCGCCGAACACCGAGGGCAAGGGCGAGGTCACCATCCGCGAGCTGCTGCGGAACTCCCTGCGCATGCGCCCGGACAGGATCGTGGTGGGCGAGGTCCGCGGCGGCGAATCGCTGGACATGCTCCAGGCGATGAACACCGGCCACGACGGCTCGCTGTCCACGGTCCACTCCAACTCGCCGCGCGACGCCGTCGCCCGCCTCGAGACGCTGGTCCTCATGGCCGGCATGGACCTGCCGCTGCGGGCCATCCGGGAGCAGATCGCCTCGGCCGTCAACCTCATCATCCAGATCTCCCGGCTGCGGGACGGAACCCGGCGGATCACCCACGTGACGGAGGTCCAGGGCATGGAAGGGGACATCGTCACCCTCCAGGATGCTTTCGTGTTCGACTACGCCGCCGGCGTCGATGCCCACGGCCGGTTCCTCGGCACGCCCGTGGCCACCGGGATCCGCCCCCGCTTCATCGACCGCTTCGAGGACATGGGCATCCATGTCTCGGCCAAGGTGTTCGGTGCGCCGCCGGCGCCGGCCGGAAGGACGTGA
- a CDS encoding type II secretion system F family protein — translation MTVLSLGVVLVFCAVLVLGIVLLSPGGASVPLDRRRPVVGPPDSQLARFAGSAVHLVDAFFSRRTVRLFNRETLEQAGLRLSQADFYVLLLAGAAAGGLAGFVVAGPLLALMLVLLAPFVGHLVITFLTGKRRNKFDQQLGDTLQLLSGGLRAGHSILRAIDAAAAESQSPTAEEMRRVVTETSLGRDLLASLSDTADRMRNEDFVWIAQAIQINREVGGNLAEVLDQVNETIRERSEIKGHIKSLAAEGKFSAYILMAMPIGIVVMLMLVNPGYMNAMFTHPLGWGMMAASVVLMTIGGLWMRKIIDLKF, via the coding sequence ATGACCGTGCTGTCTCTTGGCGTCGTGCTGGTGTTCTGTGCCGTCCTGGTGCTGGGCATCGTACTGTTGTCCCCCGGCGGGGCGAGTGTTCCGCTGGACCGGCGCAGGCCCGTCGTGGGTCCGCCGGATTCGCAGCTGGCCCGGTTCGCCGGCTCGGCCGTCCACCTGGTTGACGCGTTTTTCTCCCGCCGAACCGTCCGGCTCTTCAACCGGGAGACGCTGGAACAGGCCGGGCTGCGCCTGAGCCAGGCCGACTTCTATGTCCTGCTGCTGGCCGGGGCCGCCGCGGGGGGCCTCGCCGGGTTCGTCGTCGCGGGCCCGCTGCTCGCGCTGATGCTGGTGCTGCTTGCCCCTTTCGTGGGCCACCTGGTGATCACCTTCCTGACCGGCAAGCGCCGCAACAAGTTTGACCAGCAGCTCGGCGACACCCTCCAGTTGCTCTCCGGCGGCCTCCGCGCCGGGCACAGCATCCTGCGCGCCATCGATGCCGCCGCGGCCGAATCGCAGAGCCCGACGGCGGAGGAGATGCGCCGCGTGGTCACCGAGACCAGCCTGGGCCGGGACCTGCTGGCCTCGCTCAGCGACACCGCGGACAGGATGCGCAACGAGGACTTCGTCTGGATCGCCCAGGCCATCCAGATCAACCGCGAAGTCGGCGGCAACTTGGCCGAGGTCCTGGACCAGGTCAACGAGACCATCCGCGAGCGCAGCGAGATCAAGGGGCACATCAAGTCCCTCGCCGCCGAAGGCAAATTCTCCGCCTATATCCTCATGGCCATGCCGATCGGGATCGTGGTGATGCTGATGCTCGTCAACCCCGGGTACATGAATGCCATGTTCACGCACCCGCTGGGCTGGGGCATGATGGCCGCGTCCGTCGTCCTGATGACCATCGGCGGTCTGTGGATGCGCAAGATCATCGACCTGAAGTTCTGA
- a CDS encoding type II secretion system F family protein, translated as MALPVFLAMLLVSLPLGYLAWSLLAVDRKSQRAMREMLALGTDAAGQAQPVRSSLLERAGYRLTPAAYVRKLDRLVSLAGRPASLPLGRVLAAKPLLGLLGALLGFWISANGPTPILKAVGIFVLLLGYFIPDLLLYSKGQERQKIMQLELANTLDQMLISVEAGLGFEGAMARAGENGKGPLAEELIRTLQDMQVGRSRREAYVALAERTNVPELRSFVQAVVQADTYGIAISRVLRVQAKVMRVKRRQRAEEKAMKLPVTILFPLLFFIFPVLFIAILGPAVINAIDTFSGQ; from the coding sequence ATGGCACTCCCCGTCTTTCTCGCCATGCTGCTGGTGTCGCTCCCGCTGGGCTACCTGGCGTGGTCCCTGCTCGCCGTCGACCGGAAGTCGCAGCGCGCCATGCGGGAGATGCTGGCGCTCGGCACGGACGCGGCCGGACAGGCGCAGCCCGTGCGCAGCAGCCTGCTGGAGCGCGCCGGGTACCGGCTGACGCCTGCGGCCTATGTCCGCAAACTGGACCGGCTCGTGTCCCTCGCCGGACGCCCGGCCTCGCTGCCGCTGGGACGCGTGCTCGCGGCCAAGCCGCTGCTCGGCCTCCTGGGCGCCCTGCTCGGCTTCTGGATCAGCGCCAACGGCCCGACGCCGATCCTCAAGGCCGTGGGGATCTTCGTCCTCCTGCTGGGCTACTTCATCCCCGACCTCCTGCTCTACAGCAAGGGCCAGGAACGCCAGAAAATCATGCAGCTGGAGCTGGCCAACACGCTGGACCAGATGCTGATCTCTGTGGAGGCCGGGCTGGGTTTCGAAGGCGCCATGGCCCGGGCGGGCGAGAACGGCAAGGGCCCCCTGGCGGAGGAACTGATCCGGACGCTGCAGGACATGCAGGTCGGGCGGAGCCGCCGGGAGGCCTACGTCGCCCTGGCCGAGAGGACCAACGTGCCCGAGCTCCGCAGCTTCGTCCAGGCGGTGGTCCAGGCGGACACGTACGGCATCGCGATCAGCCGGGTGCTGCGGGTGCAGGCGAAAGTCATGCGGGTCAAGCGCCGGCAGCGGGCCGAGGAGAAGGCCATGAAGCTGCCCGTCACCATCCTGTTTCCCCTGTTGTTCTTCATCTTCCCGGTACTCTTCATCGCCATCCTGGGCCCGGCCGTCATCAACGCCATCGACACCTTCAGCGGCCAGTAG